Proteins co-encoded in one Pseudomonadota bacterium genomic window:
- the mutY gene encoding A/G-specific adenine glycosylase, which yields MTDSGLPPHVPSDFADRLLDWFDGHGRHDLPWQHNPTPYRVWVSEIMLQQTQVTTVIGYYERFMRRFDTVEALADAPVDEVLHLWTGLGYYARARNLHKAAQQVVDQHNGVFPRSLEGLVALPGIGRSTAGAILSLSMNTREPILDGNVKRVLARHFRVAGWPGKRDVVNALWDLAEHTTPTERVADYTQAIMDLGATLCTRSKPECARCPMRDTCRALHEDTPTNYPGKKPKKAKPRRETRMLLVMSEGQVLLEQRPASGIWGGLWGLPEPRSDETPLEVIRRLGFAAVDAPQSLPPLVHVFSHFELTINPVRVEVANGRASGVVADRETLWYNIDRPAQVGLAAPVVKLLDQYTKQETS from the coding sequence ATGACCGATTCGGGTCTGCCACCGCACGTTCCCTCGGATTTTGCCGACAGGCTGCTCGACTGGTTTGATGGGCATGGGCGACACGATCTGCCGTGGCAGCACAATCCGACGCCGTATCGCGTGTGGGTCTCAGAAATCATGCTGCAGCAAACACAGGTGACGACCGTAATTGGGTATTACGAGCGATTTATGCGTCGATTCGACACCGTGGAGGCGCTGGCCGATGCCCCGGTGGATGAAGTGCTGCACCTTTGGACAGGGCTTGGTTACTACGCACGTGCCCGAAATTTGCACAAGGCCGCTCAGCAGGTGGTTGACCAGCACAATGGCGTCTTCCCCCGCTCACTCGAAGGACTCGTGGCGCTACCCGGTATTGGTCGCTCGACGGCCGGCGCGATCTTATCGTTGTCGATGAATACCCGCGAGCCGATTCTCGACGGCAATGTCAAACGCGTGCTGGCACGTCACTTTCGCGTAGCGGGTTGGCCGGGTAAACGTGATGTGGTGAACGCACTGTGGGATCTGGCTGAACACACCACCCCGACTGAGCGCGTCGCCGACTACACGCAGGCCATCATGGACCTAGGTGCGACCCTGTGCACGAGATCGAAACCCGAATGCGCGCGCTGCCCAATGCGCGATACGTGCCGCGCGCTGCATGAAGACACGCCCACCAATTACCCGGGCAAGAAACCCAAAAAAGCCAAGCCGCGACGTGAAACGCGCATGCTCCTCGTAATGAGCGAGGGGCAGGTCTTGTTGGAGCAACGTCCGGCGAGTGGCATCTGGGGTGGGTTGTGGGGGCTGCCCGAGCCCCGTTCCGACGAAACACCGCTCGAGGTAATTCGGCGCCTAGGGTTCGCGGCGGTCGATGCGCCGCAAAGCCTGCCACCGCTGGTGCATGTGTTTAGCCATTTTGAATTGACGATCAATCCCGTACGGGTTGAGGTGGCCAACGGGCGAGCATCGGGCGTCGTGGCCGATCGCGAGACGCTCTGGTATAACATCGACAGGCCCGCCCAGGTGGGGCTGGCCGCGCCGGTGGTCAAGCTGCTGGATCAATACACCAAACAGGAAACATCATGA
- a CDS encoding PEP-CTERM sorting domain-containing protein codes for MKTFSNTLRLAFATVAVSLLFPISAMASPIFVGSFQVDDGPWWTTRPDVYSGVEAAALLFGGQASDYRISTNSSQDASTITDTAWYSIIRIAGGHEYADDFSVDLLEDGYAGPGWTYYTDISAYVRDNARGAQYTNYVWRINAAAVSEPATLVLLGMGLLGLGVARRKQQ; via the coding sequence ATGAAAACATTCTCAAACACATTACGACTGGCCTTCGCGACGGTTGCCGTGTCGCTGCTGTTCCCCATCAGTGCCATGGCCTCACCCATATTCGTGGGCAGCTTTCAGGTGGATGATGGCCCTTGGTGGACTACTCGACCCGACGTGTACTCCGGTGTTGAGGCGGCTGCGCTGCTGTTCGGCGGTCAAGCATCGGATTATCGTATTTCGACCAACAGTTCGCAGGACGCCAGCACTATCACCGACACCGCGTGGTACTCGATCATTCGAATCGCCGGCGGTCATGAGTACGCGGATGACTTTAGCGTCGACCTGCTTGAGGATGGTTACGCCGGTCCGGGTTGGACTTACTACACGGATATCTCGGCTTACGTGCGCGACAACGCGCGCGGTGCGCAATACACCAACTACGTGTGGCGCATTAACGCTGCCGCGGTCTCCGAGCCCGCGACATTAGTACTTCTGGGGATGGGGCTTTTGGGTCTCGGTGTGGCCCGTCGTAAGCAACAATAA
- a CDS encoding aminotransferase class V-fold PLP-dependent enzyme, which translates to MTALNDADIARLRADTPACVSRIHFNNAGASLMPQPVYESVLSHLDLEQTLGGYEAAAAADLEEFYAAFAELLNAQSDEIAFVENATRAWDMAFYSIPFKPGDRVLTHASEYASNYLALMQLAERLNIEIDVAPSDEHGQVDVDAMATLITPRTRLIALTHVPSQGGLINPAAKVGALAREHNVLFLLDACQSAGQLELDVDALGCDMLSGTGRKFLRGPRGTGFLYVKRAVQDLLSPVFIDLHSAHWQSATGYSWAPGAVRFENFESFVAGRVGLAAAARYAMHIGLERIASRVSLLADYLRLQLTDIEGVSVHDLGQHKSGIVTFTTERETPTELKARLATHQINISVTPSSYAQLDLGVRNLPEVARASVHYFNTQSEIDTVRDLIDA; encoded by the coding sequence ATGACGGCGCTTAACGACGCGGACATTGCGCGCTTACGCGCCGACACTCCTGCCTGCGTGTCGCGCATTCACTTTAATAATGCCGGCGCGTCACTGATGCCGCAGCCGGTGTACGAATCGGTGCTCTCGCATCTCGATCTCGAGCAGACCCTCGGCGGGTATGAGGCGGCGGCGGCCGCGGATTTGGAAGAATTTTACGCGGCGTTTGCCGAGCTGCTTAACGCACAATCTGACGAGATCGCCTTTGTCGAAAACGCCACGCGCGCTTGGGACATGGCGTTTTACTCGATACCATTTAAGCCCGGCGACCGCGTGCTAACCCACGCCTCCGAATACGCCTCCAACTACTTGGCGCTTATGCAGCTCGCCGAGCGACTCAATATTGAGATCGATGTGGCGCCGTCCGACGAACACGGCCAGGTGGATGTCGACGCAATGGCCACGCTCATCACACCGCGCACTCGCCTCATTGCGCTCACGCACGTGCCCAGCCAAGGTGGCCTGATTAATCCCGCCGCCAAGGTCGGCGCCCTAGCCCGAGAACACAACGTGCTGTTCTTACTCGATGCGTGTCAGTCGGCCGGACAACTCGAGCTCGATGTAGACGCTCTGGGTTGCGACATGCTCTCGGGCACGGGACGCAAGTTTTTACGCGGCCCGCGCGGCACGGGCTTTTTATACGTCAAACGCGCGGTGCAAGACTTGCTGTCGCCGGTGTTCATCGATTTGCATTCGGCCCACTGGCAAAGTGCGACGGGCTATTCCTGGGCACCCGGTGCAGTGCGCTTTGAGAATTTTGAAAGCTTTGTGGCGGGTCGCGTCGGCCTGGCCGCCGCCGCACGCTATGCGATGCACATTGGCCTTGAACGCATCGCATCACGCGTGTCGCTGCTCGCCGACTATCTGCGGTTGCAGCTTACCGACATCGAAGGTGTGTCGGTGCACGATCTTGGGCAACACAAAAGCGGCATCGTCACGTTTACTACCGAACGCGAAACCCCCACAGAACTCAAAGCCCGCCTGGCTACACACCAGATCAATATATCCGTGACGCCCAGCAGTTATGCCCAGCTTGATCTTGGGGTGCGCAACCTGCCCGAGGTGGCGCGCGCGAGCGTGCACTACTTCAACACTCAGTCGGAAATCGACACGGTGCGCGACCTGATTGACGCCTAA
- a CDS encoding SRPBCC family protein, translated as MKRLGVMALLVWCSSAISAAELDSIAVSSESKRYFVRSVATLDAPIEAVYDTLIDFDNYEQFSSAYDDARWLVRHDDDSGEIYTYTRGCILFVCRGFGRTETVKAKRPVFIETKVDPARSKVRYGVSVWHIEAAGDQTRIQFALDFEPDFWVPPLIGPIVVKRYLRKGGADALIRIEQLAQQRLADATSEPVSSP; from the coding sequence GTGAAACGTCTGGGGGTTATGGCGCTGCTGGTTTGGTGTTCGTCGGCGATCAGTGCGGCCGAGTTGGATTCCATCGCCGTCTCGAGCGAGAGCAAACGGTATTTCGTACGGTCCGTCGCCACGCTCGATGCGCCGATTGAGGCGGTGTACGACACGCTGATCGATTTTGATAACTACGAGCAATTTTCCAGCGCCTACGATGACGCGCGTTGGCTCGTTCGTCATGACGACGACAGCGGCGAAATTTATACTTACACGCGTGGCTGCATCCTATTTGTGTGTCGAGGCTTCGGGCGCACTGAAACGGTGAAAGCCAAGCGCCCAGTCTTTATCGAAACCAAAGTGGACCCCGCCCGCAGCAAAGTGCGCTACGGCGTGTCGGTTTGGCACATCGAAGCGGCGGGCGACCAAACCAGAATTCAGTTTGCGCTCGATTTCGAACCCGATTTTTGGGTGCCGCCGTTGATTGGCCCAATTGTGGTCAAACGCTATCTACGCAAGGGTGGCGCGGATGCGCTCATTCGTATTGAACAACTGGCGCAGCAGCGGCTGGCCGACGCAACGAGCGAACCCGTCTCATCACCATGA
- the egtD gene encoding L-histidine N(alpha)-methyltransferase, with translation IMRRHVGEMADLIGPRASLIEFGSGSSAKTGRLLNAMHAPAAYVPVEISKDHLVNAAQRIAEEYEHVEVLPVCADFTQPFALPSPEVMPERNVVYFPGSTIGNFYPEEMHALLQTMARIAKAGGGLLIGVDLKKDNGVLKAAYNDAQGVTREFNLNILKRINRELNANFDLHAFTHRAIYNEAMGRIEMHLVSQAQQTVNIGHHAVQFAQGEYILTECSHKFTVDEFADHAAKAGFAQQHVWVDEQQLFSVHFYRYDGA, from the coding sequence ATAATGCGCCGCCATGTGGGCGAGATGGCAGACCTAATCGGTCCGCGCGCCTCGCTTATTGAGTTTGGCAGCGGTTCAAGCGCCAAGACCGGGCGTTTGCTCAACGCCATGCACGCGCCAGCCGCCTATGTGCCGGTTGAAATCTCAAAAGATCATTTGGTGAACGCCGCGCAGCGCATTGCCGAGGAATACGAGCACGTCGAAGTGCTGCCCGTGTGTGCCGACTTTACCCAACCATTTGCCCTGCCCTCGCCCGAAGTGATGCCCGAGCGCAACGTCGTGTATTTCCCCGGCTCCACCATCGGCAATTTTTACCCGGAAGAAATGCACGCGTTGCTTCAGACCATGGCGCGCATCGCCAAGGCCGGCGGCGGTTTGCTGATCGGCGTGGATCTAAAAAAAGACAACGGCGTGCTAAAGGCGGCCTACAACGATGCCCAAGGCGTCACACGCGAGTTCAATCTCAACATCCTTAAGCGTATTAACCGCGAACTCAACGCCAATTTCGATCTGCATGCCTTTACGCATCGCGCGATCTATAACGAGGCGATGGGCCGCATTGAGATGCATCTGGTGAGTCAGGCCCAGCAAACCGTGAATATTGGTCACCACGCCGTGCAGTTTGCACAAGGCGAGTACATTCTCACCGAGTGTTCGCACAAGTTCACTGTCGACGAGTTTGCCGACCATGCAGCGAAGGCTGGCTTCGCTCAACAACATGTGTGGGTCGACGAACAGCAGCTATTCAGCGTGCACTTCTACCGCTATGACGGCGCTTAA
- a CDS encoding oxidative damage protection protein gives MSRTVQCIVLKEEAEGMDYAPYPGELGQRIYDNVSKVAWQRWLGHQTMLINENRLSPIEPKSRAFLVAEMEKFFFGGGSDKPDGYVAPSDPT, from the coding sequence ATGAGCCGAACCGTTCAGTGCATTGTGTTGAAAGAAGAAGCCGAAGGTATGGACTACGCGCCGTATCCGGGTGAACTGGGCCAACGCATTTACGACAACGTGAGCAAGGTGGCTTGGCAGCGCTGGTTAGGTCATCAGACCATGCTGATTAATGAAAACCGACTGTCCCCAATCGAGCCCAAATCGCGCGCATTTTTGGTGGCGGAAATGGAAAAATTCTTTTTTGGCGGTGGCTCGGATAAGCCGGATGGTTACGTTGCGCCGTCTGACCCGACGTAA